Proteins encoded in a region of the Deinococcus hopiensis KR-140 genome:
- a CDS encoding TetR/AcrR family transcriptional regulator translates to MPPIRPTTLPLRERKKVLTRNAILDAAEQLFEERGYDNVTVAEIAEAANISVKTLFTYFRSKEDLVFADTELIDTLLLALQERPPGTSALQTVIKTLTAMLDNHQHGYGLEAYHRGFGDAAALQSRLLRMWSEYEDRITHQLLQESPEVPAPLLRFQAIQLVGLVRMLVSPEARTAAGGLTPEETVTASTAWLEATVGLG, encoded by the coding sequence ATGCCCCCCATTCGTCCAACCACCCTCCCCCTCCGAGAACGCAAAAAAGTCCTCACCCGAAACGCCATCCTCGACGCTGCAGAACAACTCTTCGAAGAACGCGGCTACGACAACGTCACCGTCGCAGAAATCGCCGAAGCCGCCAATATCTCCGTCAAAACGCTCTTCACGTACTTCCGCTCCAAAGAAGACCTGGTTTTCGCGGACACCGAACTCATCGACACCCTCCTGTTGGCCCTTCAGGAACGCCCTCCCGGCACTTCGGCGCTGCAGACGGTCATCAAGACACTCACCGCGATGCTTGACAACCACCAGCACGGTTATGGCCTGGAGGCCTATCACCGGGGTTTCGGAGACGCGGCAGCGTTACAGTCTCGACTGCTGAGGATGTGGAGCGAATACGAAGACCGAATCACCCACCAACTGCTCCAGGAGTCGCCGGAGGTGCCAGCGCCGCTCCTCCGCTTTCAGGCCATACAGCTCGTGGGCCTGGTCCGGATGCTCGTGTCTCCCGAGGCACGCACAGCGGCCGGAGGCCTCACGCCTGAGGAGACGGTGACCGCCAGCACAGCGTGGCTTGAAGCAACAGTTGGACTGGGGTAA
- a CDS encoding alpha/beta hydrolase fold domain-containing protein, with protein MQFLLAVRYTPLFLHVVHHRSTFTARLSPVPPCIGLIAATAIAGAVPTGGGMALLSLCGPHTSVPALPARLPLIGAGLGFLVQVSLLAGQNAVQRRLLGVATGALNSFGRTGGALGASLFGTILTVQLNSSPAAPAAFHTLFLWTVPFTGPALFLALALPEEPLSEKVRDVASGKAQAAEYQVHSRTNGREKGVPRMSQIKRIDADLEMLISHFSEEATLILTGESLITLRQSIQQEAAEQPGPPRDVHVTDRWIPGWKADPPVRVRLYQPASPLRTTPALLWIHGGGFIAGCPEQDEAQMIDLVQVTGCTVISVDYRLAPEQPFPAALHDCFAAYKWVASEGRTLGVDPTRIAIGGASAGGGLTAGLALLIQEQHEVRPALQVLLYPMLDDRNVQSASEAGSDHLLWTRQNNAYAWQAYLGSAYCEPPKFAAAARALAVEELTPAFIAVGELDLFLHEDIEYARRLLSAGVPTELHVYPGAFHSFDSVMPKARVSQRLRNDLLFALTQAWEQSSAECS; from the coding sequence ATGCAGTTTCTGCTCGCGGTGCGCTATACGCCCCTTTTCCTTCATGTCGTGCACCACCGCTCCACCTTTACCGCTCGGTTGTCTCCGGTTCCGCCGTGCATTGGGCTGATCGCCGCGACTGCCATCGCTGGTGCGGTCCCAACTGGCGGTGGCATGGCGTTGCTCAGCCTGTGCGGCCCGCACACATCCGTGCCCGCTCTTCCCGCACGCCTCCCGCTCATCGGCGCGGGACTTGGCTTCCTCGTGCAGGTTTCACTGCTTGCTGGACAAAATGCAGTGCAGCGCCGCTTGCTCGGCGTCGCCACCGGAGCACTCAACTCCTTCGGGCGTACCGGTGGTGCGCTTGGCGCCTCACTGTTCGGCACGATTCTTACCGTTCAGCTGAATTCCAGCCCCGCGGCTCCAGCGGCGTTTCACACCCTGTTCCTCTGGACCGTGCCGTTCACGGGGCCTGCACTTTTCCTGGCACTCGCGTTGCCGGAGGAGCCGCTTTCCGAAAAGGTCCGCGACGTCGCAAGCGGCAAAGCCCAAGCCGCCGAATACCAAGTCCATTCGCGGACGAATGGACGCGAAAAAGGAGTTCCCAGAATGTCCCAGATCAAACGGATTGATGCAGACCTGGAGATGCTTATCTCGCACTTTTCTGAGGAGGCCACCCTGATCCTGACCGGCGAAAGCCTCATCACACTCCGGCAGAGCATTCAGCAGGAGGCAGCCGAACAGCCGGGTCCACCGCGTGACGTCCACGTCACGGACCGCTGGATTCCCGGTTGGAAGGCCGATCCGCCCGTGAGGGTCCGGCTGTACCAACCCGCGTCGCCGCTGCGTACCACTCCAGCCTTGCTCTGGATTCATGGGGGCGGCTTCATCGCTGGATGCCCTGAACAGGATGAGGCGCAGATGATCGACCTCGTGCAGGTCACCGGGTGTACGGTGATCTCAGTCGATTACCGGCTGGCCCCGGAGCAGCCCTTTCCGGCGGCGCTGCACGACTGCTTCGCGGCGTACAAATGGGTTGCCAGCGAGGGCCGCACGCTTGGAGTTGATCCAACGAGGATCGCTATCGGAGGAGCGAGTGCAGGCGGAGGCCTGACCGCCGGCCTGGCGCTGCTGATCCAAGAGCAGCACGAGGTCCGTCCTGCGCTGCAAGTGTTGCTGTATCCAATGTTGGATGACCGGAATGTGCAGAGCGCCAGCGAGGCTGGGTCAGATCACCTGTTGTGGACGCGGCAGAATAACGCCTACGCCTGGCAAGCCTACCTGGGGTCAGCCTACTGTGAGCCTCCGAAGTTCGCTGCGGCGGCCCGCGCTTTGGCCGTTGAGGAACTTACGCCCGCATTTATCGCTGTTGGCGAGTTGGACCTCTTCCTTCACGAAGATATCGAGTACGCTCGGAGGCTGCTGTCTGCCGGAGTCCCAACGGAGTTGCACGTTTATCCTGGCGCATTCCACAGTTTTGACAGCGTCATGCCGAAGGCGCGTGTGTCGCAACGCCTCAGGAATGACCTCCTCTTCGCATTGACGCAGGCATGGGAGCAAAGCTCGGCGGAGTGCAGCTGA
- a CDS encoding LacI family DNA-binding transcriptional regulator: MQPGEKPKRVTMTQVATLAGVSVMTVSYTFNRPDRVSEDRRAKVLAAAAALGYGGPDPAAKSLRYGSTRVLGLILGEHLTYAFEDPQAASFLAGVAEVCAQWGYGLLMVPVTGAADDPKRVVGAAVDAFIVWTTTDDDPVLDAVVTAQRPAVIHGSSSQKSPYSVSIDNRAAAFAMATQTFAHAKRPAVISFPLDRTRAPVLTTGIDPETALFPVTRERLLGYRDAAQTLGIPWSSVLVGVSATNNTREAQALAAQMLALDPPIDAIAAMSDQQAIGVLNAAKAARVSVPDRLTVSGWDDAPAAAQHLLSSVKQDLRAQGVACARLALGEPSPSFTDDWSIVIRSSTAK, encoded by the coding sequence GTGCAACCCGGGGAAAAGCCGAAACGTGTCACGATGACTCAGGTCGCCACTCTGGCTGGGGTATCGGTGATGACCGTCTCCTACACGTTCAACCGTCCTGACAGAGTGTCAGAAGACCGCCGTGCAAAGGTTCTGGCAGCGGCTGCCGCACTGGGCTACGGAGGTCCGGACCCCGCTGCCAAGTCGCTGAGATACGGCAGTACTCGGGTACTCGGCTTAATATTGGGAGAACACCTGACCTACGCATTCGAAGACCCACAGGCTGCATCCTTTCTTGCAGGCGTTGCTGAAGTCTGCGCACAATGGGGTTACGGACTGCTTATGGTGCCCGTCACAGGGGCAGCCGACGATCCCAAGCGCGTCGTGGGCGCGGCCGTCGACGCCTTCATCGTTTGGACGACCACAGATGATGACCCCGTTCTCGACGCGGTTGTCACGGCCCAGCGCCCAGCAGTCATCCACGGCAGCTCATCCCAGAAAAGCCCATACTCCGTCAGCATCGATAACCGTGCGGCCGCGTTCGCCATGGCCACGCAGACGTTCGCTCACGCCAAACGTCCGGCAGTAATCAGCTTCCCCCTTGACCGAACCCGGGCCCCCGTTCTCACCACTGGAATCGATCCGGAAACCGCTCTTTTCCCGGTTACGCGAGAGCGTCTTCTGGGATACCGCGACGCAGCCCAAACGCTTGGCATCCCCTGGTCTTCCGTTTTGGTCGGCGTGTCGGCCACCAACAATACGCGGGAGGCGCAGGCCCTCGCGGCCCAGATGCTCGCCCTTGATCCTCCCATTGACGCCATCGCAGCGATGAGCGATCAACAGGCTATCGGTGTCCTGAACGCAGCGAAAGCCGCCCGGGTCAGCGTTCCGGACAGGTTGACAGTGAGCGGTTGGGACGACGCGCCTGCGGCTGCACAGCATCTGCTCAGTTCAGTGAAACAGGATCTACGCGCCCAGGGCGTCGCCTGCGCCCGCCTGGCTCTCGGTGAACCCAGTCCATCCTTCACAGACGATTGGTCTATCGTTATCCGGTCCTCCACTGCGAAATAA
- a CDS encoding MFS transporter, translating to MASIPLSARHLASAAYLAAAVFGAFWGVWGASLPRIREQTGIDDAQLGLALLFIGAGALPAMLFTGRALDRWGLRFAVVAIIALGLAGLGVALSAHGFVALCLGLTVVGATSGATDVAMNSVGGRAEKLSGQPILTRSGGVFSSFVVVSSIFTGVLSSMTPVSTSFFVVAVLAIVAGVRTAQALAVELPHSAVEAKDLQGSAHRELKYTPLLLIGVLGAITFATENAHQSWGAIFLEEELHSGSGFSALAPAVFAGVVALTRFSIGALRPHHFRTVLTVGLMAATVGTVIVASATSVHIVIAGLTVAAAGTAPLYPTLLSVVSRNVDEVYRGRATALVTVVSYVGFLLGPVYFGFWAHAMGLRNAMLATAALSGILIIATPPLLRLSGFAHQRRTSGSALLEGPQ from the coding sequence ATGGCATCCATACCCCTTTCGGCCCGTCATCTGGCCTCCGCGGCCTACCTCGCTGCTGCCGTTTTCGGCGCCTTTTGGGGCGTGTGGGGCGCGAGCCTTCCCCGTATTCGTGAGCAGACGGGAATTGACGACGCACAGTTGGGCCTCGCGCTGCTCTTCATCGGCGCCGGCGCCCTGCCTGCCATGCTCTTCACGGGCCGTGCACTGGACCGCTGGGGGCTCCGTTTTGCCGTCGTGGCCATCATCGCGCTTGGTCTTGCGGGTCTCGGCGTGGCTTTAAGCGCACACGGCTTTGTGGCCCTTTGCCTCGGCCTCACCGTTGTGGGCGCAACCAGTGGCGCCACCGATGTCGCCATGAACTCCGTTGGAGGGCGGGCCGAGAAACTTTCCGGTCAGCCTATTCTTACGCGTTCAGGAGGTGTGTTCTCCAGCTTTGTGGTTGTTTCCAGCATCTTCACTGGCGTTCTGTCTTCCATGACTCCAGTCTCCACCTCCTTTTTCGTTGTGGCAGTTTTGGCCATTGTTGCTGGAGTGAGGACCGCTCAGGCACTCGCTGTGGAACTGCCCCACAGCGCGGTAGAAGCCAAAGATCTGCAGGGAAGCGCACACCGGGAGCTGAAGTACACGCCTCTGCTTCTCATCGGTGTCCTGGGCGCAATCACGTTCGCTACAGAAAACGCGCACCAGAGCTGGGGCGCTATCTTCCTTGAAGAAGAGCTCCATTCAGGGTCGGGATTCAGCGCACTGGCCCCTGCAGTATTTGCAGGAGTCGTCGCGCTCACCCGCTTCTCCATTGGCGCACTCCGACCTCACCATTTCCGGACTGTACTTACGGTTGGTCTGATGGCCGCCACTGTTGGAACAGTAATCGTCGCCTCAGCGACGTCAGTCCACATCGTTATCGCCGGGCTTACTGTCGCCGCGGCCGGCACTGCGCCTCTCTACCCGACATTGTTGAGCGTCGTCTCTCGTAACGTTGACGAGGTGTACCGAGGCCGCGCGACCGCCCTGGTGACGGTCGTCTCATACGTCGGCTTCCTCCTGGGACCGGTCTACTTTGGCTTTTGGGCACACGCGATGGGACTGCGCAACGCCATGTTGGCCACCGCTGCCCTCAGCGGCATCCTGATCATTGCGACGCCACCGCTCCTGCGCCTTTCTGGCTTTGCCCACCAACGGCGGACGTCAGGCTCAGCCTTGCTGGAAGGCCCCCAGTAG